A region of Solea solea chromosome 7, fSolSol10.1, whole genome shotgun sequence DNA encodes the following proteins:
- the LOC131462808 gene encoding galectin-9-like: protein MAFNQTLFYNPIIPFTGAIQGGVQVGKMIAISGRVLPGARRFHVNLQSGSRTNADIAFHFNPRYDGDSCVVANTLQHGNWGNEERKSNSLLLPGSTFNLLITVTYDSFLVNINGSHFMDYRHRIPFNQVDTISVGGTVDISSIACQNNMPAFPTSPAYPPQPVFPSSPAYPPLLAFPTSPAYPPIIGFSPQPGFPTCAVPYRTSINGGFRPGKSITIQGNIQPHATRFHVNLNFNGGIALHYNPRFNEHAVVRNTKQGVHWSGEERGGGMPFHQGQPFTLTICCENSCFRILVNGIQAHTYDHRITPVRNIHSLEIDGDVTLTSVTV from the exons ATGGCTTTTAACCAGACACTGTTTTATAATCCG ATAATTCCCTTCACAGGAGCAATCCAAGGTGGTGTGCAGGTGGGGAAGATGATCGCCATCAGTGGACGAGTCCTGCCTGGAGCCAGAAG GTTCCATGTGAATTTACAGTCTGGCTCCAGGACCAATGCAGACATTGCTTTCCATTTTAACCCCCGGTATGACGGTGACTCTTGTGTGGTCGCCAACACCCTGCAACACGGCAACTGGGGCAACGAGGAGAGGAAGAGCAACTCCTTACTTCTTCCTGGCTCCACCTTCAACCTGCTCATCACAGTCACCTATGATTCCTTCCTG GTGAATATCAACGGCAGCCACTTCATGGACTACAGGCATCGTATTCCCTTTAACCAAGTGGACACCATCTCTGTCGGGGGGACTGTTGACATTTCCTCCATTGCCTGTCAGAACAATATG CCTGCCTTCCCAACGTCTCCAGCATATCCTCCTCAGCCTGTCTTCCCAAGTTCTCCAGCATATCCTCCTCTTCTTGCCTTCCCAACTTCTCCAGCATATCCTCCAATTATTGGATTTTCACCACAGCCAGGATTTCCCACTTGT GCTGTTCCATACAGAACCTCCATCAACGGTGGATTCAGACCTGGGAAGTCCATCACTATCCAGGGAAATATTCAGCCCCACGCCACAAG gtTCCATGTGAATCTCAACTTCAATGGTGGCATCGCTCTGCATTACAATCCACGTTTCAATGAGCACGCTGTGGTGCGGAACACTAAGCAGGGGGTGCACTGGAGCGGTGAGGAGCGTGGTGGAGGCATGCCCTTCCACCAGGGGCAGCCTTTCACG ttGACCATCTGCTGTGAGAATAGCTGCTTCAGGATTCTGGTCAATGGGATTCAGGCTCACACCTACGACCACCGCATCACTCCGGTCAGAAACATTCACTCCCTGGAGATCGACGGTGACGTCACGCTGACCTCTGTGACGGTGTAG